The following proteins are encoded in a genomic region of Magnolia sinica isolate HGM2019 chromosome 1, MsV1, whole genome shotgun sequence:
- the LOC131221254 gene encoding dicarboxylate transporter 1, chloroplastic, which translates to MASVALLSSCNPAFRPLSTCRSRSPKSPLSRSQNLPNLSRSALSSPSCRISSPPIALQKPYLGFSLSSKPSSRSVPSTSKRIFNVRASASSAAIVPSEPWKGAALKPLIASIATGVILWFVPVPSGVSRNAWQLLAIFLATIVGIITQPLPLGAVALMGLGASVLTKTLTFAAAFSAFGDPIPWLIVLAFFFARGFIKTGLGNRIAYQFVSLFGSSSLGLGYSLVFSEALLAPAIPSVSARAGGIFLPLVKSLCVACGSNVGDGTENRLGSWLMLTCFQTSVITSAMFLTAMAANPLSANLTFNTIKQTIGWTDWAVAAIVPGLVSLIVVPLLLYLIYPPTVKSSPDAPKLAKEKLAKMGPMTNNELIMTATLFLTVGLWIFGGVLNVDAVTAAILGLSVLLITGVVTWKECLSEAVAWDTLTWFAALIAMAGYLNKYGLISWFSQTVVKFVGGLGLSWQLSFGILVLLYFYSHYFFASGAAHIGAMFTAFLSVASALGTPPLFGAMVLSFLSNLMGGLTHYGIGSAPIFYGANYVPLGKWWGYGFLISVVNIIIWLGVGGFWWKTIGLW; encoded by the exons ATGGCGTCCGTTGCCCTACTCTCCTCCTGCAATCCGGCGTTTCGCCCTCTCTCCACTTGCCGATCTCGATCTCCTAAATCTCCACTCTCCAGATCTCAAAATCTTCCAAACCTCTCCAGATCCGCTCTTTCCTCGCCTTCATGTCGCATCTCTTCGCCTCCGATTGCGCTCCAGAAACCCTACCTAGGGTTTTCTCTTTCTTCAAAACCCTCGAGTCGCTCTGTGCCGTCGACCTCGAAACGGATTTTTAACGTTCGCGCTTCGGCCTCTTCTGCTGCTATAGTCCCTTCTGAGCCATGGAAAGGCGCGGCTTTGAAGCCGTTGATTGCCTCGATCGCAACGGGTGTTATTCTCTGGTTCGTCCCGGTCCCTTCTGGCGTGTCGAGGAACGCCTGGCAGCTGCTTGCGATCTTCCTTGCAACGATCGTTGGCATCATCACCCAGCCACTCCCGCTTGGTGCTGTCGCGTTGATGGGGCTGGGTGCTTCGGTTCTCACCAAAACCCTAACCTTTGCTGCTGCCTTCTCTGCTTTCGGCGATCCCATCCCGTGGCTCATTGTCCTGGCTTTCTTCTTTGCCCGGGGTTTCATAAAGACCGGACTTGGGAACCGTATTGCATACCAATTTGTGTCGCTCTTTGGTAGCTCCTCGTTGGGTCTGGGTTACAGCTTGGTGTTCAGTGAGGCGCTTCTTGCACCGGCCATCCCTTCAGTTTCCGCTCGGGCGGGTGGGATTTTCCTCCCCCTTGTCAAATCCCTTTGTGTTGCATGCGGCAGCAATGTAGGGGATGGAACAGAGAACCGGTTGGGCTCTTGGTTGATGCTCACTTGCTTTCAGACCTCAGTGATTACGTCAGCAATGTTTTTGACAGCTATGGCAGCAAATCCTTTGAGTGCAAATCTTACATTTAATACGATAAAGCAGACCATTGGGTGGACCGATTGGGCTGTGGCCGCCATTGTTCCGGGTTTGGTCTCATTGATTGTTGTTCCATTGCTTTTGTATTTGATATATCCACCAACAGTGAAGAGTAGTCCTGATGCGCCAAAGCTTGCGAAGGAGAAGTTGGCGAAGATGGGGCCGATGACCAATAACGAGTTGATCATGACAGCAACACTGTTTCTTACG GTGGGGCTCTGGATCTTTGGAGGTGTTCTGAATGTGGATGCTGTCACTGCTGCTATTCTTGGATTATCCGTCCTCCTCATAACTGGAGTTGTAACATGGAAGGAGTGTTTGTCTGAAGCGGTGGCCTGGGACACTCTGACATGGTTCGCTGCGCTTATTGCGATGGCTGGCTATCTCAACAAATACGGTCTCATCTCCTGGTTCAGTCAGACTGTTGTCAAG TTTGTAGGTGGGCTGGGTCTGTCATGGCAGCTGTCATTCGGCATCCTGGTTCTCCTCTACTTCTACTCCCACTACTTCTTCGCCAGTGGGGCTGCACACATTGGTGCCATGTTCACAGCCTTCCTGTCAGTCGCAAGTGCACTGGGCACCCCACCACTCTTCGGTGCCATGGTCCTCTCCTTCCTCTCCAACCTCATGGGCGGTCTCACTCACTACGGCATCGGGTCTGCTCCCATCTTCTATGGTGCCAACTACGTGCCACTGGGCAAGTGGTGGGGCTACGGATTCCTCATTTCAGTCGTCAACATAATCATCTGGCTTGGGGTCGGGGGCTTCTGGTGGAAGACCATTGGCTTGTGGTAA